In Streptomyces sp. NBC_00433, a single genomic region encodes these proteins:
- a CDS encoding MFS transporter, producing the protein MLPTRTHATATRLPGEKAMLGAMAVDAVGSGMYVPFSLVFFHHITGLSFAVVGAVLTAVGLIGMAALPLAGAAVDRYGARRVQLVLYGVRGTGFALYPLATALPAFAAVALGTAFGDRAFPAVQQSWIGEFAAGADRDRLQAASRALRNGGLGAGALLASLVVTLAGDRGFVAAAWLNAASFAVAWLLMRRVKAPARPAAQPAPAAGGAGYRVVFADRPFLALTGANFLTALGYSALAVLFPLFIAGPLHGAQSLTGAAFTLNTVLCAVGGVHIARLGRRSGARRTRSAALGGLIFAASFAGLALLATVRPQAGWATAGLLLALVTLYTVAETVHNPAASSLAVAAAPESLRGRYMAAYQLSWSLASILAPSLFTALTAADARLPWLLLVGTALSASALLLRLERLLPADAVNLPGRASVRQGRPQTAAHPAPAPAAAAVPRTAARG; encoded by the coding sequence ATGCTGCCGACGCGCACACACGCCACCGCCACCCGCCTGCCGGGCGAGAAGGCCATGCTCGGCGCGATGGCCGTGGACGCGGTCGGCTCCGGGATGTACGTCCCCTTCAGCCTGGTCTTCTTCCACCACATCACCGGCCTGTCGTTCGCCGTGGTCGGAGCCGTGCTCACCGCGGTCGGCCTGATCGGCATGGCAGCGCTGCCGCTCGCGGGCGCCGCCGTGGACAGATACGGCGCCCGGCGGGTGCAACTGGTGCTCTACGGGGTGCGGGGCACCGGCTTCGCGCTGTATCCGCTCGCCACGGCGCTGCCCGCCTTCGCCGCCGTCGCCCTCGGCACGGCCTTCGGCGACCGCGCCTTCCCCGCCGTGCAGCAGTCCTGGATCGGCGAGTTCGCCGCCGGAGCCGACCGGGACCGGCTGCAGGCCGCCTCCCGCGCGCTGCGCAACGGCGGGCTCGGCGCGGGCGCGCTGCTCGCCTCCCTGGTGGTCACCCTCGCGGGCGACCGCGGCTTCGTCGCCGCTGCCTGGCTGAACGCGGCGAGCTTCGCCGTCGCCTGGCTGCTGATGCGGCGGGTGAAGGCGCCTGCCCGCCCGGCGGCGCAGCCGGCGCCCGCCGCAGGCGGGGCCGGCTACCGCGTGGTCTTCGCCGACCGCCCCTTCCTCGCCCTGACCGGGGCCAACTTCCTCACCGCCCTGGGCTATTCGGCACTGGCGGTGCTCTTCCCGCTCTTCATCGCCGGGCCGCTGCACGGCGCCCAGTCGCTGACCGGCGCCGCCTTCACGCTCAACACGGTGCTGTGCGCGGTCGGCGGGGTCCACATCGCCCGGCTGGGCCGCCGCAGCGGCGCCCGCCGCACCCGGTCGGCGGCACTGGGCGGGCTGATCTTCGCGGCGTCCTTCGCCGGGCTCGCGCTGCTCGCGACCGTACGCCCGCAGGCCGGCTGGGCCACGGCGGGCCTGCTGCTCGCGCTGGTCACCCTCTACACGGTGGCCGAGACCGTGCACAATCCGGCGGCGAGTTCGCTGGCCGTCGCGGCGGCCCCCGAGTCGCTGCGCGGCCGCTACATGGCCGCCTATCAGCTGTCCTGGTCGCTGGCCTCGATCCTGGCCCCGTCCCTCTTCACCGCGCTGACCGCGGCCGACGCGCGGCTCCCCTGGCTGCTGCTGGTCGGCACCGCGCTGAGCGCCTCGGCCCTGCTGCTCCGCCTGGAGCGACTGCTGCCCGCCGACGCCGTCAACCTCCCGGGCCGGGCCTCCGTCCGGCAGGGCCGCCCGCAGACCGCCGCGCACCCCGCACCGGCACCCGCGGCGGCCGCGGTGCCCCGCACCGCCGCGCGCGGGTAG
- a CDS encoding MarR family transcriptional regulator: MDADAVDTITGQWAVERPELDTLAMAVFGRVYRVARAMGDRMEAEYLRYGIGRGEFDVLGTLRRSGAPYTLSPRELSATLMLTTGGMTGRLDKLERAGLLVRAPDPHDRRGLRVSLTERGITVVEEALVAGLAVQQAALSALEPDEAEVLAGLLRRLLAASQ; the protein is encoded by the coding sequence ATGGACGCGGATGCGGTGGACACGATCACCGGGCAGTGGGCCGTGGAGCGGCCCGAACTCGACACTCTCGCCATGGCCGTCTTCGGCCGGGTCTACCGCGTCGCGCGGGCGATGGGGGACCGGATGGAGGCGGAGTATCTGCGCTACGGCATCGGGCGGGGGGAATTCGACGTGCTCGGCACGCTGCGGAGGTCGGGGGCGCCCTACACGCTCTCGCCGCGCGAGCTGTCCGCGACGCTGATGCTCACCACCGGGGGCATGACGGGGCGGCTCGACAAGCTGGAGCGCGCCGGACTCCTGGTAAGAGCACCGGACCCCCACGACCGGCGCGGGCTGCGGGTCTCCCTCACCGAGCGCGGCATCACCGTCGTCGAGGAGGCACTGGTCGCCGGGCTCGCCGTGCAGCAGGCCGCGCTGTCCGCGCTGGAGCCGGACGAGGCGGAAGTCCTTGCCGGACTCCTGCGGCGACTGCTGGCCGCGTCGCAGTGA